The Cyclobacteriaceae bacterium genome includes a region encoding these proteins:
- a CDS encoding response regulator, with the protein MNTTCLIIDDEKLARELLHEYLEGFPDIEIIGECSKGNEAVEKINKLKPDLIFLDVQMPGMTGFDVLEEIDHEPYIIFTTAYDQYAIKAFEKNAVDYLLKPLDEERFRLAVNRAMKRKTSEQGNLEELLRSFKSEGKSFESHIFVQKSEKLFNLPVEEIVYLEASGDYTVITTKNDQFVSSSGIGKLEEIMDPDTFIRVHRSTIINLNYLKEIERHFNGGMVVKMQSGKSFPVSRTYAKLIRKKVV; encoded by the coding sequence ATGAATACAACGTGTTTAATTATTGATGATGAAAAGCTTGCGCGCGAACTTCTTCACGAGTACCTGGAAGGGTTTCCGGATATAGAGATCATTGGAGAATGTTCAAAAGGAAATGAAGCAGTTGAAAAGATTAACAAGCTAAAGCCTGATCTTATTTTCCTCGATGTCCAAATGCCCGGCATGACAGGTTTTGATGTGCTGGAAGAAATTGATCATGAACCTTATATCATTTTCACAACGGCCTACGACCAATATGCTATCAAGGCTTTTGAGAAAAACGCTGTTGACTATCTGTTAAAACCATTGGATGAAGAAAGATTCCGGCTTGCTGTAAACCGTGCGATGAAACGCAAGACCAGCGAACAGGGTAATCTTGAAGAACTTCTGAGGAGCTTTAAGTCTGAAGGAAAGAGTTTTGAGTCTCACATCTTTGTTCAGAAATCAGAAAAGCTTTTCAATCTTCCGGTGGAGGAGATCGTTTATCTCGAAGCTTCAGGTGATTATACTGTCATCACTACCAAGAATGATCAATTTGTAAGTTCTTCAGGAATTGGAAAGCTTGAAGAGATCATGGATCCGGATACATTTATCCGTGTTCATCGCTCCACGATTATCAATCTTAACTATCTCAAGGAAATTGAGCGGCACTTTAATGGTGGAATGGTTGTGAAAATGCAAAGCGGGAAAAGTTTTCCGGTCAGTCGCACCTATGCAAAGCTGATCCGCAAGAAGGTAGTTTAG
- a CDS encoding glycosyltransferase produces the protein MVKISVVIITYNEEKNILRCIDSVLPVADEIVVVDSYSKDLTKKICLEKGVRFIEHPFEGHIQQKNFALAAATYDHVLSLDADEYLSPELTNSILFAKKLWPAEAYEMNRLSSYAGRWMKLSAWYPDRKLRLWNRKLGNWGGDNPHDKVILKKNVNVMHLRGDLMHEAYENAAEFLTKVQSYSDIFAKEKRFTLKSSSFKIFYKTFYTFIFNFFIKRGVFGGFEGAMISLSNTNYTFYKYSKLHEANRHLRTTLIITTYNRKDALELVLLSVLNQTSMPDEVIIADDGSGEDTRQIIDFYQTIFPIPLIHCWHEDSGFRLSAIRNKAIAMSKFEYIIMIDGDMVLPENFVKGHKSHAWKGQFIQGSRVLLLQKRTESMLRERAMHVGFLSSGIGNRLNALESNLLSHIFSYFRKGHMNVRGANLSFWREDVFTINGFNEDFVGWGREDSEFAVRMSKLGVRRKHVKFVAYGYHLFHPENSRKQLPINDAILLKTIHENLRRCENGIEKSVPSTVLRPQFQN, from the coding sequence ATGGTTAAGATCAGTGTTGTCATTATTACCTACAATGAAGAGAAGAATATTCTTCGCTGCATTGATTCGGTCTTACCCGTGGCGGATGAGATTGTGGTGGTCGACTCTTATTCCAAGGATCTCACCAAGAAAATATGTCTTGAGAAAGGCGTTCGCTTTATTGAGCATCCCTTTGAAGGCCACATCCAGCAGAAGAATTTCGCACTGGCAGCAGCAACCTATGATCACGTGCTGTCACTTGATGCGGATGAGTACCTCTCTCCTGAATTAACGAACTCAATTCTATTTGCGAAAAAGCTTTGGCCGGCAGAAGCATATGAAATGAACCGCTTATCCAGCTATGCAGGCCGTTGGATGAAATTAAGTGCATGGTATCCGGATAGGAAACTTAGATTGTGGAATAGGAAGCTGGGGAATTGGGGCGGAGACAATCCACATGATAAAGTTATCCTGAAGAAAAATGTAAATGTTATGCACCTGCGGGGTGATTTGATGCACGAGGCGTACGAGAATGCGGCGGAGTTTTTAACGAAAGTGCAGTCTTACTCAGATATTTTTGCAAAGGAGAAGCGATTCACCCTTAAGAGTTCATCTTTTAAGATCTTCTATAAAACGTTCTACACCTTTATCTTTAATTTCTTTATCAAGAGGGGAGTCTTCGGCGGATTTGAAGGAGCCATGATCTCTCTTTCCAACACGAATTATACCTTTTATAAATACTCAAAGCTTCATGAAGCAAACCGTCATCTCAGGACTACGCTGATCATTACTACTTATAACCGGAAGGATGCCCTTGAGCTGGTATTGTTAAGTGTTCTGAATCAAACCTCCATGCCGGATGAAGTTATCATTGCGGATGATGGTTCAGGCGAAGACACCCGGCAGATCATTGATTTCTATCAGACTATTTTTCCGATACCTCTTATTCATTGCTGGCATGAAGATTCTGGTTTCAGGCTTTCTGCTATCCGCAACAAAGCGATTGCGATGTCTAAATTTGAATACATCATCATGATCGATGGTGATATGGTTCTTCCTGAGAACTTTGTTAAGGGCCATAAGTCCCATGCATGGAAAGGACAGTTCATCCAGGGATCAAGAGTTCTTCTGTTACAAAAACGTACTGAAAGCATGCTTCGTGAGCGCGCGATGCATGTGGGCTTTCTTTCTTCCGGAATCGGTAACCGACTCAATGCTTTGGAGAGCAACCTGCTTTCACACATATTCTCTTATTTCAGAAAAGGACACATGAATGTAAGAGGAGCAAATCTTTCTTTCTGGAGAGAGGATGTATTTACGATCAATGGATTCAATGAAGACTTTGTGGGTTGGGGACGTGAGGATTCGGAGTTTGCGGTAAGAATGAGCAAGCTTGGAGTCAGAAGAAAGCATGTGAAGTTTGTAGCTTATGGTTATCATCTTTTCCATCCTGAAAATTCACGCAAGCAATTGCCGATCAATGATGCGATACTTCTGAAGACGATTCATGAGAATCTCAGAAGGTGTGAGAATGGCATTGAGAAATCTGTTCCATCGACAGTACTTCGGCCTCAATTCCAAAATTGA
- a CDS encoding TonB family protein, producing the protein MTDHQDDIERYHNGSMGSAERHALEKKSLSDPFLKDALEGAESISAEDFSADVRSMHEKIEGKRSVTWMSPLRIAAGIILFMGVGSMIYFLNLSDPSQLAFEDAKQAASYDSTSIPKDSADNLLTLAKPEESEADQEKEISPKNSSSLKKERSKELPAPVVSSAPDTKSIGSIKDEPIAESKIEEIIVAEEREVATEEKSSGAGAKRDMSLTKSEKLKASYAADDADNAKKISGKVVSSEDGSAIPGVNVMVKNSKTGTVTDSEGNFQLKTEVANPELIFSFIGMHTVQAKAKDSDPLKIVMNEDVSQLSEVVVTGVSTKESENPVIKTASPEGGIKAYNKYLEDSVRYPRQALAQQIKGRVIVQFSIDPNGVLSDFNVIKKLGYGCDEEVLRLVKEGPKWTPNTLDDVAVETLVKVRVKFDPKKAR; encoded by the coding sequence ATGACTGATCATCAAGACGATATTGAACGCTATCACAATGGATCCATGGGATCTGCTGAACGCCATGCGCTGGAGAAAAAATCATTGAGCGATCCGTTTCTCAAAGATGCTTTGGAAGGAGCCGAATCCATTTCCGCTGAAGATTTTTCTGCTGATGTCCGATCGATGCATGAGAAAATAGAAGGCAAAAGATCAGTCACATGGATGTCACCGCTGAGAATCGCTGCGGGCATTATCTTATTTATGGGTGTTGGATCCATGATCTACTTCCTGAATCTTTCTGATCCATCGCAACTTGCTTTCGAAGATGCAAAGCAGGCTGCCTCATATGATTCTACAAGCATCCCTAAAGATTCAGCCGACAATCTACTCACACTCGCAAAGCCTGAAGAGTCGGAAGCCGATCAGGAAAAAGAAATTTCACCAAAAAATTCATCATCACTAAAAAAAGAGAGGTCCAAAGAGCTACCCGCACCAGTGGTAAGTTCAGCACCGGATACAAAATCTATAGGAAGCATTAAGGATGAACCAATAGCAGAAAGTAAAATTGAAGAAATAATAGTAGCTGAAGAACGCGAAGTAGCGACTGAAGAGAAGTCTTCAGGTGCAGGCGCCAAAAGAGATATGTCCTTGACAAAGTCTGAGAAACTAAAAGCCAGCTATGCTGCTGACGATGCTGACAACGCCAAAAAAATATCAGGCAAGGTTGTTTCCTCTGAAGATGGGTCTGCTATTCCGGGAGTCAATGTAATGGTGAAAAACAGTAAGACCGGAACAGTTACAGACTCCGAAGGAAATTTCCAGCTTAAAACAGAAGTGGCTAATCCCGAGCTTATCTTCTCATTCATTGGGATGCATACCGTTCAGGCAAAAGCAAAGGACAGCGACCCGTTAAAGATCGTAATGAATGAAGATGTTTCTCAACTGAGCGAAGTGGTGGTTACAGGTGTATCAACAAAAGAGTCAGAGAACCCTGTCATTAAAACAGCTTCTCCGGAAGGAGGTATCAAAGCATATAATAAATATCTCGAAGACAGTGTGCGGTATCCCCGTCAGGCACTTGCACAGCAGATCAAAGGCAGAGTGATCGTACAATTCAGCATTGACCCTAACGGAGTCCTCTCAGACTTCAACGTTATCAAAAAGCTGGGTTACGGCTGTGACGAAGAAGTACTTCGTCTGGTAAAGGAAGGCCCGAAGTGGACCCCCAATACTCTTGACGATGTTGCCGTTGAAACCCTCGTGAAAGTGCGGGTGAAGTTTGATCCCAAAAAAGCCAGGTAA
- a CDS encoding DUF3520 domain-containing protein, which yields MKKKWMLVLIVLFVSVMAQAQTRTITGNVIASDDASPLPAVNIVLKGTTRGTVTDSNGHYSLEVPAKGGKLVFSFIGYKSQEIELGISNIVNVSLNTDIRQLEEIVVTGGAVEMRKMVYGYSVASSPNAVSRDDYEQQPSFNTEDYTGINENIFHGALKNPLSTFSIDVDAASYSNMRRFIQNGSRPPVDAVRIEEMVNYFDYNYKQPTNDDPFSVYTEISTAPWNLKHKLVHIGLQGKKIPTDNLPASNLVFLIDVSGSMSDVNKLPLLKASFKLLVEQLREQDHVAIVVYAGAAGLVLPSTSGADKKTILEALDKLQSGGSTAGGAGINLAYAVAKENFRKEGNNRVILATDGDFNVGESSNGGMERLIEQKRNDGIFLTVLGFGMGNYKDSKMEILADKGNGNYAYIDNILEAQKVLVNEFGGTMFTIAKDVKLQVEFNPAKVQAYRLIGYENRMLKSEDFNNDKKDAGELGSGHTVTALYEIIPTGVESDFYKIDDLKYQKTSVNASANASDEIMTIKLRYKKPDGDVSKLITHPVMDANIALTKTSDDFRWSASVAAFGMLLRESEFVKGFSYDKVLQLASASKGEDPQGYQAEFISLVKSMGLVASR from the coding sequence ATGAAAAAGAAATGGATGCTCGTTTTAATAGTCCTATTCGTCTCAGTAATGGCGCAGGCTCAGACCAGAACCATTACCGGAAATGTCATCGCTTCTGACGATGCGAGTCCCCTGCCTGCCGTTAATATAGTTCTAAAAGGTACAACCAGGGGAACCGTTACCGATAGCAATGGACATTACTCTCTTGAGGTTCCTGCCAAAGGTGGGAAGCTTGTATTTTCTTTTATTGGATATAAATCGCAGGAAATAGAGCTGGGCATATCCAATATTGTGAACGTGTCTCTCAATACTGATATACGGCAACTGGAGGAAATCGTGGTAACTGGAGGCGCGGTAGAGATGCGCAAAATGGTTTATGGATATTCTGTTGCCTCTTCTCCGAATGCAGTGTCAAGAGATGACTACGAGCAGCAACCATCTTTCAATACCGAAGATTATACTGGTATCAATGAAAATATTTTTCATGGTGCACTGAAGAATCCTCTTTCTACTTTTTCCATCGATGTTGATGCGGCATCCTATAGCAACATGAGACGCTTTATTCAAAATGGTTCACGTCCTCCGGTAGATGCAGTGCGCATTGAAGAGATGGTGAACTATTTCGATTATAATTACAAGCAGCCCACCAATGATGATCCTTTTTCAGTCTACACTGAAATTTCAACTGCTCCATGGAACCTCAAGCATAAGCTGGTACACATTGGTCTTCAGGGAAAGAAAATTCCTACTGATAATCTTCCTGCATCCAATCTTGTCTTTTTGATTGATGTCTCGGGTTCAATGAGTGACGTAAACAAGCTTCCTTTGTTGAAAGCATCTTTCAAATTACTGGTGGAACAATTACGTGAACAGGATCATGTAGCCATCGTTGTGTATGCCGGAGCAGCGGGACTTGTATTGCCTTCCACTTCCGGTGCTGACAAGAAGACAATCCTTGAAGCACTTGACAAACTTCAATCGGGTGGTTCTACTGCCGGTGGAGCAGGGATCAATCTTGCTTATGCTGTTGCGAAAGAGAACTTTCGTAAGGAAGGTAACAACCGCGTTATCCTGGCAACTGATGGAGACTTCAATGTTGGAGAATCCAGCAACGGAGGAATGGAGCGCCTGATTGAACAGAAAAGGAATGATGGAATTTTTCTGACTGTTCTGGGATTCGGTATGGGAAACTATAAAGATTCCAAGATGGAAATACTGGCAGATAAAGGAAATGGCAACTATGCTTACATCGATAATATCCTGGAAGCACAAAAAGTTCTGGTGAATGAATTTGGTGGAACGATGTTCACCATTGCAAAGGATGTGAAGCTTCAGGTAGAATTTAATCCTGCCAAAGTCCAGGCGTATCGGCTTATCGGATATGAGAATCGTATGCTGAAGAGTGAAGACTTTAATAACGATAAGAAGGATGCGGGTGAGTTAGGTTCTGGACATACCGTCACCGCTCTTTATGAGATCATTCCAACTGGTGTGGAAAGTGATTTCTATAAAATTGATGATCTGAAATATCAGAAGACAAGTGTCAACGCTTCTGCGAATGCATCAGATGAAATAATGACCATCAAACTTCGTTACAAAAAACCGGATGGAGATGTCAGCAAGCTGATCACTCATCCAGTCATGGATGCAAACATTGCCCTGACAAAAACATCAGATGATTTCCGCTGGTCGGCCTCTGTTGCGGCTTTCGGAATGCTGCTTCGCGAATCTGAATTCGTAAAAGGATTTTCTTATGATAAAGTTTTGCAGCTGGCAAGCGCCTCCAAGGGAGAGGATCCTCAGGGATATCAGGCAGAGTTCATCAGCCTGGTCAAATCGATGGGACTGGTTGCCAGTCGCTAA
- a CDS encoding histidine kinase: MIQLIGHGVGIASFFMVMGTLSYYFTDYVDGLVYYENWKEFMVELLNWDALRFYDQYIITVGIYYVIRYFQGLQKEEKEKSELALKNKEMQISLLKSQINPHFLFNTLNSISTLIHSSKDQARKVITQLSDIFRYALDSHSGKMVQLLHEIDFIENYIRIQQVRFGDRLKFQKQIDASCLSLSIPPMILQPLVENSVKYGIGPKEDGGTINLIVKHVAGAVFFEVRDDGLGIHAKKVMDGSAGGVGMKNTDLRLKSYYGHFAGLKVKSTEYGYSVSFSIPIHEPLSKNGEVMPTQYENQLL, translated from the coding sequence GTGATTCAGCTCATTGGACACGGAGTGGGCATTGCATCATTTTTTATGGTGATGGGAACCCTTTCCTATTATTTCACAGATTATGTTGATGGACTCGTTTATTATGAAAACTGGAAAGAGTTTATGGTGGAACTCCTTAACTGGGATGCCCTCAGATTCTATGATCAGTATATCATCACCGTCGGTATTTATTATGTCATCCGTTATTTCCAGGGATTGCAGAAAGAAGAAAAGGAAAAAAGTGAGCTCGCATTAAAGAACAAGGAAATGCAGATATCACTTCTCAAATCACAGATCAATCCTCATTTCTTATTTAATACTTTGAATTCCATTTCAACATTGATTCATTCCAGCAAGGACCAGGCAAGAAAAGTGATCACGCAGCTTTCTGATATTTTCAGATATGCGCTCGATTCTCACAGCGGTAAGATGGTTCAGCTTCTTCATGAGATTGACTTCATTGAAAATTACATACGCATTCAGCAAGTACGTTTTGGTGATCGTCTTAAATTTCAGAAGCAAATTGATGCGTCGTGCCTGAGCCTTAGCATTCCGCCGATGATCTTACAACCTCTTGTTGAAAATTCAGTGAAGTATGGTATTGGTCCAAAGGAAGATGGCGGAACGATTAACCTGATCGTAAAGCATGTTGCCGGCGCTGTGTTTTTTGAAGTACGCGATGATGGACTGGGCATTCATGCAAAGAAAGTTATGGATGGAAGTGCAGGTGGAGTGGGAATGAAGAATACAGACTTAAGACTCAAGAGTTATTATGGTCATTTTGCCGGATTGAAAGTTAAGTCTACTGAGTACGGTTACTCCGTCAGCTTTTCAATCCCTATCCATGAGCCGCTTAGTAAAAACGGAGAAGTAATGCCAACCCAATACGAAAATCAACTGTTATGA
- a CDS encoding DUF707 domain-containing protein: MTNTRNLVVIPYGNKSLHSDWIFSNADRQFDVALLFYHSEITHPKISESDPNYSLYKLLDFKWVMIQNLFVQNPDLLSRYEYFFFVDDDIEITKRDIELLFEWMTEYQLMMSQPVLSRDSFKSWKVLRRKNLSGIRYLSSVELMCPAMHRKAVEELLPTFNLNKSGWGIDILWGEMIRKKFGEKSIAVFDLLVAKHTKPVGKGELYDKLGKSAFEERDEIFMKYSITKQAIYKLSVPENNFINKLKSYFQFRKKKNTP; encoded by the coding sequence TTGACAAATACCCGGAATCTGGTTGTTATTCCTTATGGAAACAAGTCACTGCACAGTGATTGGATTTTCAGCAATGCCGATCGACAATTTGATGTAGCATTACTTTTTTATCATTCTGAGATCACTCATCCAAAGATCTCTGAGTCTGATCCAAACTACTCATTATATAAATTACTCGATTTCAAATGGGTGATGATTCAGAATCTCTTTGTTCAGAATCCTGATCTTCTTTCCCGTTATGAATATTTCTTCTTTGTTGATGATGATATCGAAATCACGAAGAGGGACATCGAATTGCTTTTTGAATGGATGACAGAATATCAGTTAATGATGAGTCAGCCGGTATTGTCAAGAGATTCATTTAAAAGCTGGAAGGTGCTGAGGAGGAAGAATCTTTCAGGCATTCGTTACCTATCGTCGGTAGAACTGATGTGTCCTGCCATGCATCGAAAAGCTGTGGAGGAACTGCTTCCGACTTTTAATCTTAATAAATCGGGGTGGGGCATTGATATATTGTGGGGTGAAATGATCCGGAAGAAATTCGGAGAGAAGAGCATTGCAGTTTTTGATTTGCTGGTTGCGAAACACACCAAGCCTGTTGGAAAAGGTGAGCTGTACGACAAGCTTGGAAAATCAGCCTTTGAGGAGCGGGATGAAATTTTTATGAAGTACAGCATCACCAAGCAGGCTATTTATAAATTGTCTGTGCCGGAGAATAACTTTATTAATAAATTGAAAAGTTATTTTCAATTCAGGAAGAAGAAAAACACTCCATAA
- a CDS encoding sigma-70 family RNA polymerase sigma factor, with product MRYTSMVYGVCLKYLKDREESKDAVMQIHEKLIASLLNHKVLNFKSWLYVNARNHCLMQIRSKKGKIMEEISPFLMENGLEEHPDEGTELEQNISKLEKCIQTLMGEQQQCVRLFYLQEKCYKDIAEETRFDLNQVKSYIQNGKRNLKICMESND from the coding sequence ATGAGATATACGTCCATGGTATATGGTGTGTGCCTGAAATACCTGAAGGATCGTGAGGAATCGAAAGATGCCGTGATGCAGATCCACGAAAAGCTGATCGCCAGCCTGCTGAACCACAAAGTCCTCAATTTTAAAAGCTGGCTGTATGTAAATGCCCGCAATCACTGTCTGATGCAGATTCGCTCAAAAAAGGGCAAAATCATGGAAGAAATTTCACCTTTCCTTATGGAAAATGGCCTGGAGGAGCATCCTGATGAGGGAACGGAATTGGAACAGAATATCAGCAAGCTTGAAAAATGCATTCAAACCCTGATGGGTGAGCAGCAACAATGCGTGAGGCTGTTTTACCTGCAGGAGAAGTGTTATAAAGACATTGCGGAAGAAACGCGCTTTGATCTGAATCAGGTGAAGAGTTATATTCAAAATGGCAAACGGAATCTGAAGATCTGTATGGAAAGTAATGACTGA